One window of Sphingobium aromaticiconvertens genomic DNA carries:
- a CDS encoding replication initiator protein A produces the protein MTMTATPQGELFRLDSPLTGEIRGERSLMAFPFFALSKNAWMKPLAYATPTVSIEVRPSARGVATIYDKEIVLYIASLMALKMDAGKQVSQDFIFTAHDLFSVTGSNHSARSYTRLADALERLQGTQIKTNIEAGGEGEDGFFSWLSEARLQYARSGKGEKRLKAVKVRLCDWLFRAILRDRQVLDYASTYFQLGPIERRIYEVARSTCVDDEPLEMDLQTLKLQIGFQNPLSNFRIAMRQIAAANTIPDYDILLIEDAPAADDDGPRKVGRKPAKARVIITRRTSLAIDDQDVPA, from the coding sequence ATGACCATGACGGCCACTCCGCAAGGTGAATTGTTCCGGCTCGACAGTCCGCTGACTGGCGAAATCCGCGGCGAGCGGTCGCTGATGGCCTTTCCCTTCTTCGCGCTCAGCAAGAATGCCTGGATGAAGCCGCTGGCCTATGCGACGCCCACCGTCTCCATCGAGGTGCGGCCGAGCGCGCGCGGGGTCGCGACCATCTATGACAAGGAAATCGTCCTCTATATCGCCAGCCTCATGGCGCTGAAGATGGATGCGGGCAAACAGGTGTCGCAGGATTTCATCTTCACCGCGCACGACCTGTTCAGCGTCACCGGCTCCAACCACAGCGCCCGCTCCTATACGCGTCTGGCCGATGCGCTGGAGCGTTTGCAGGGCACGCAGATCAAGACGAATATCGAGGCCGGGGGCGAAGGCGAGGACGGTTTCTTTTCCTGGCTGTCCGAAGCGCGGCTGCAATATGCGCGGTCGGGAAAGGGCGAAAAACGGCTGAAAGCCGTCAAAGTACGGCTGTGCGACTGGCTGTTTCGCGCCATTTTGCGCGATCGCCAAGTGCTCGACTATGCCTCCACCTATTTCCAGCTGGGACCGATTGAGCGGAGGATCTACGAAGTCGCCCGGTCGACCTGCGTCGATGACGAGCCGCTGGAAATGGACCTGCAGACGCTGAAATTACAAATCGGGTTTCAGAACCCCCTGTCCAATTTCCGTATCGCCATGCGCCAGATCGCCGCCGCCAACACGATCCCCGACTATGACATCTTGTTGATCGAGGATGCCCCGGCGGCCGACGATGACGGTCCCCGCAAGGTGGGGCGCAAACCGGCCAAGGCCCGGGTCATCATCACCCGGCGCACGTCGCTGGCGATAGACGATCAGGATGTGCCGGCCTGA
- a CDS encoding nucleotidyltransferase family protein, producing MKKANVITRLKPFERRFRERGINALYLFGSTARGEAGATSDVDLLYEYDPSRKFSLFDQAKAMLELSDELGAKVDLVSRIGLRPRLRERIEGEMIRVF from the coding sequence ATGAAAAAGGCCAATGTGATCACCCGGTTGAAGCCATTTGAGCGCCGCTTCCGCGAGCGCGGCATCAACGCGCTTTACCTGTTCGGATCAACGGCCAGGGGCGAAGCCGGAGCAACTTCCGACGTTGATTTACTCTACGAATATGACCCGTCTCGGAAATTCAGCCTGTTCGATCAGGCGAAGGCAATGCTGGAACTGTCCGATGAACTTGGCGCAAAGGTCGATCTGGTATCGCGCATCGGTCTGCGTCCCCGCTTGCGAGAGCGCATCGAGGGCGAGATGATCCGGGTTTTTTGA
- a CDS encoding GSCFA domain-containing protein gives MRQISARHAVRNLRSIGEFAQWSFRDENSDSEGFESTRGDMAAGRVFREFTPNITPKFTLGTDAAVFTSGSCFAREIEFALHSLGKTVLSWSPEEKLLGPDTFNRYNTFSVINDFRLADAGSYDEDLIWETPLGWIDYSSNGVYPSREELVAARKSSIEIHKRISQADVFVLTLGLVETWYDIKADTYLNFTPSEVLSSNLSRFECRVTDYDENVLAAKYLIKFLRDKFNPNLKVIITVSPVPLLVSFTGQDIVQANTFSKATLRAVAQKIEEEDELVDYFPSYEIVTMSDPNKAWLPDYRHVRRETVSRIMQTFIEHYLK, from the coding sequence ATGCGTCAAATTAGCGCGCGACACGCTGTTCGGAATTTGCGGAGTATCGGTGAGTTTGCGCAGTGGTCTTTCCGTGATGAAAATTCTGACTCTGAAGGGTTCGAGAGTACGAGGGGAGACATGGCTGCGGGACGAGTTTTCCGCGAGTTTACGCCTAATATCACTCCCAAGTTCACATTGGGCACTGATGCCGCTGTCTTCACCAGCGGTTCCTGTTTTGCTCGCGAGATCGAATTCGCGCTTCATTCGCTGGGCAAGACTGTACTCAGCTGGTCTCCTGAGGAAAAGCTACTAGGACCGGATACCTTTAACAGATATAATACTTTTTCTGTAATTAATGACTTTCGATTGGCAGATGCCGGCTCTTATGATGAGGATCTGATATGGGAGACGCCGCTTGGTTGGATCGATTACTCTTCTAACGGTGTCTACCCGTCTCGAGAAGAATTAGTAGCCGCCCGAAAATCGTCTATTGAAATCCACAAAAGGATATCTCAAGCTGATGTATTCGTCCTAACCCTTGGTCTGGTCGAAACTTGGTATGACATAAAGGCAGATACTTATCTGAATTTTACGCCAAGTGAAGTACTTTCAAGCAATCTTAGCAGGTTTGAGTGCCGCGTTACAGATTATGATGAAAATGTTCTGGCAGCAAAGTACTTGATTAAATTCCTACGAGATAAATTTAATCCAAACCTAAAAGTGATAATAACAGTTAGTCCTGTACCTCTGTTAGTTTCCTTTACCGGTCAGGATATAGTTCAAGCAAATACGTTCTCGAAGGCAACATTGAGAGCGGTTGCGCAAAAAATAGAGGAAGAAGATGAATTAGTAGACTACTTCCCATCATACGAAATCGTGACTATGTCTGATCCTAATAAGGCATGGCTGCCAGATTATCGACACGTACGGCGCGAGACTGTGTCTCGTATCATGCAAACTTTTATTGAACATTATTTGAAGTGA
- a CDS encoding type II toxin-antitoxin system ParD family antitoxin — MTIVVPEPMVESIQAAIAAGEYASVSEVVRDAMRLWNERRAFRAEELRALRAAWDRGKASGVAGPFDMKAIIAEAKSEANAAR; from the coding sequence ATGACGATCGTGGTCCCCGAGCCGATGGTGGAATCGATCCAGGCGGCAATCGCGGCGGGGGAATATGCGTCGGTGAGTGAAGTCGTGCGCGATGCGATGCGGCTGTGGAACGAACGCCGGGCATTTCGCGCGGAGGAACTGCGCGCGCTGCGCGCTGCATGGGACCGGGGCAAGGCCAGCGGCGTCGCGGGGCCGTTCGACATGAAGGCGATCATCGCGGAAGCAAAGAGCGAAGCGAACGCCGCGCGCTGA
- a CDS encoding Fic family protein, with amino-acid sequence MPLIEAPDRIEPVRIDAPEGLLLDLVADVAARAEVLGRALHPTTAANLARLVRIMNTYYSNLIEGHNTRPREIEQALEGIIATDDDARRNLQIEAAAHYRVQEKIDAQASAGSLGDPAALDFICELHRAFYERAGEAMLMMGKGDHAFRMEPGVWRHDTAHDVAVGRHVPPSPDRVADFMTYFHRRFTFDPAPNNRLLGVGEGRARRILALATAHHRFNYIHPFPDGNGRVSRLMSHAMAHRAGIGAHGLWSISRGLARGLEPGPQGRLEYRRYMALADEPRRGDRDGRGNLSLAALTDFATWFLRICLDQLDYMGGLFDLDALGARLTRYVARSETLAPEAARLLQEALIRGAFERGEASRITGLPERTARRVLKGLTDEGLLASETEKGAVSLRFPAHALETLFPRLYPEMG; translated from the coding sequence ATGCCCTTAATAGAAGCTCCTGATCGGATCGAACCTGTGCGCATTGACGCGCCTGAAGGCCTTCTGCTCGATCTTGTCGCCGATGTCGCGGCGCGGGCGGAGGTTCTGGGCAGGGCACTGCATCCCACGACTGCTGCAAATCTGGCGCGGCTCGTGCGGATCATGAACACCTATTACAGCAATCTCATCGAAGGGCACAACACCCGCCCGCGCGAGATCGAGCAGGCACTCGAAGGCATTATCGCCACTGATGACGATGCGCGCCGTAATCTCCAGATCGAGGCCGCTGCCCATTATCGCGTGCAGGAGAAAATAGATGCCCAGGCCAGTGCGGGGTCGCTGGGTGATCCAGCGGCGCTGGACTTCATTTGCGAGTTACACCGCGCCTTTTACGAACGCGCGGGCGAGGCGATGCTGATGATGGGGAAGGGGGACCACGCCTTCCGCATGGAGCCTGGCGTCTGGCGCCACGATACCGCCCATGACGTCGCGGTCGGTCGGCATGTGCCACCATCGCCGGACCGGGTGGCCGATTTCATGACCTATTTCCATCGTCGTTTCACATTCGACCCTGCGCCAAACAATCGTCTGCTGGGCGTGGGAGAAGGGCGCGCGCGCCGGATACTGGCGCTGGCGACGGCGCATCACCGGTTCAACTATATTCACCCGTTTCCCGACGGCAATGGCCGGGTCAGCCGGCTGATGAGCCATGCCATGGCGCATCGCGCCGGCATCGGCGCCCATGGCCTGTGGTCGATCTCGCGGGGGCTCGCGCGGGGGCTGGAGCCAGGACCGCAGGGGCGGCTCGAATATCGCCGCTACATGGCGCTGGCGGACGAACCCCGGCGGGGCGATCGCGATGGGCGCGGTAATCTGTCGCTGGCGGCGCTCACCGATTTTGCGACTTGGTTCCTGCGGATATGCCTGGACCAACTTGATTATATGGGCGGCCTGTTCGATCTGGATGCGCTGGGCGCGCGGCTCACGCGCTATGTCGCGCGCAGCGAGACGTTGGCACCCGAAGCGGCACGACTGCTTCAGGAAGCGCTTATCCGCGGCGCGTTCGAGCGCGGGGAAGCCTCGCGCATCACTGGCCTGCCCGAACGCACGGCGCGGCGTGTGCTTAAAGGACTGACAGACGAAGGACTGCTGGCGTCGGAAACGGAAAAAGGCGCGGTGTCGCTGCGCTTCCCCGCCCATGCGCTGGAGACACTATTCCCCCGTTTGTATCCCGAGATGGGATGA
- a CDS encoding tyrosine-type recombinase/integrase, whose translation MTSLVTLSPTLPIIADASQRTRTRFLEFFAANIRNANTRRAYARAARDCLVWCFNHGVRDLTAITPIHIAGWIEELGQSLSAPTVKQRLAAIRHLFDWLVVGQILPFNPASSVRGPAYSSRSGRTPVLEVEEARALLDAIDVSSQTGLRDRALIGLMIYSFARVGAALAMKREDVFVQGRRLWLRLHEKGGKRHEMPCHHQLEEYLMAYIEQCGLTEPRLPLFRTISRETKQLSQTPLSQPDAHAMVRRRAQAAGIKTRIGNHSCRATGITTYLKNGGTLENAAAMANHASTRTTQIYDRRRDEITLAEVERVRI comes from the coding sequence ATGACCAGCCTCGTCACCCTGTCGCCAACGCTGCCGATCATCGCCGATGCGTCCCAGCGCACCCGCACCCGCTTCCTGGAGTTTTTCGCGGCTAATATCCGCAACGCGAACACGCGCCGCGCCTATGCACGCGCCGCACGTGATTGTCTGGTCTGGTGTTTCAATCACGGCGTGCGCGATCTGACCGCCATCACGCCCATCCATATCGCGGGCTGGATCGAGGAACTGGGCCAGTCGCTGTCGGCTCCCACGGTCAAGCAGCGCTTGGCGGCGATCCGGCATCTGTTCGACTGGCTGGTCGTGGGCCAGATCCTCCCGTTCAACCCGGCATCCAGCGTACGCGGCCCAGCTTACTCGTCGCGCAGCGGCCGAACCCCGGTGCTGGAGGTGGAGGAGGCGAGGGCGCTGCTCGATGCGATCGACGTGTCGAGCCAGACGGGCCTGCGCGACCGGGCCCTGATTGGCCTGATGATCTACAGCTTTGCGCGCGTAGGCGCGGCGCTGGCCATGAAGCGCGAGGATGTGTTCGTGCAGGGGCGGCGGCTATGGCTGCGCCTGCATGAGAAGGGCGGCAAGCGGCATGAAATGCCCTGCCATCATCAGCTCGAAGAGTATCTGATGGCCTATATCGAACAATGCGGCCTGACCGAGCCACGCTTACCGCTGTTCCGCACCATCAGCCGCGAAACCAAGCAACTAAGCCAAACGCCGCTCAGCCAGCCCGACGCCCATGCGATGGTGCGTCGCCGCGCGCAGGCCGCCGGGATCAAAACCCGCATCGGCAACCATAGTTGCCGCGCGACCGGGATCACCACCTACCTCAAAAATGGCGGTACGCTGGAAAACGCCGCCGCCATGGCCAACCACGCCTCCACCCGAACAACCCAGATCTACGATCGCCGCCGTGACGAGATTACCTTGGCAGAGGTGGAGCGGGTGCGGATTTAA
- a CDS encoding type II toxin-antitoxin system RelE/ParE family toxin produces MADIIISREAQADFKRIWHYIALDDEAAADRLLLAIDEKIGRLRDFPNLGAPREEIFPGAHTLVHGSYLVLYEYDPAVDQIEIVAVVEGMRDLDRLF; encoded by the coding sequence ATGGCCGACATCATTATCTCGCGCGAGGCGCAGGCGGATTTTAAGCGCATCTGGCATTATATCGCCTTGGATGATGAGGCCGCCGCTGACCGGCTTCTCCTTGCGATTGATGAAAAGATCGGGCGACTTCGCGACTTTCCCAACTTAGGCGCGCCGCGCGAAGAAATTTTCCCCGGCGCGCACACGCTTGTCCACGGCAGCTATCTTGTCCTCTATGAATATGATCCCGCGGTCGATCAGATCGAAATCGTCGCTGTCGTGGAAGGGATGCGGGATCTCGACCGTCTGTTCTGA
- a CDS encoding type II toxin-antitoxin system ParD family antitoxin, with translation MATMNVSLPDPMRDYVQNRIDTGQYASVSDYVRDLIRRDQSAIVDEERWLKALDASIDESLQEMKAGGGHDLDEVCDALIAVIPFLDGLTRFPDLKAGSLV, from the coding sequence ATGGCTACCATGAATGTTTCCCTGCCCGATCCCATGCGGGACTATGTGCAGAACCGTATCGACACCGGCCAATATGCCAGCGTCAGCGATTATGTGCGCGACCTGATCCGCCGCGATCAAAGCGCGATCGTTGATGAAGAACGCTGGCTGAAGGCACTCGATGCGTCGATTGACGAAAGCCTTCAGGAAATGAAGGCGGGTGGCGGTCACGATCTTGACGAAGTGTGCGACGCGCTCATTGCCGTCATTCCGTTTTTGGACGGCCTGACACGATTTCCCGACCTCAAGGCCGGTTCGCTGGTCTGA
- a CDS encoding IS1380-like element ISSp1 family transposase: MNDDIASSFGFPAVGRKKITAAFDGGRLTSDGGVLLLAQAERAMGICQRLAACIADPRDPARVIHRLDDILRARVFAIACGYEDADDLDALRDDPGFRLALGKLPESGAGLASQPTMSRWENAPTTRELASMMAAMIDIYCASYPAPPTAVTLDIDDTCDVVHGYQQLSFWNGHHGERCFLPIHIYDTATGRPVAMLLRTGKTPSGKEAAGHIRRLVRHLRRNWPDTHITIRGDGHYGRPEVMAYCDAARVDYVFGLPTNSALRADPAIVAVADACAVKRAQRQCPVLRNYAETRYGAKTWKCQRRVVARIEASTLGMDIRYVVTSLATGSAEHIYDTLYCARGQAENLIKRHKSQLASDRTSCRSANANQMRLILHTAAYWLLWRIQQAMPRTAALASAEFTTLRLRLLKVAARVVESASRIRIAFASACPDADLFRALVLRLKPAPT; the protein is encoded by the coding sequence ATGAACGATGATATCGCAAGCTCATTTGGATTCCCAGCAGTCGGCCGCAAGAAAATCACAGCTGCGTTCGACGGTGGCCGGCTTACCTCGGATGGCGGTGTTCTACTGCTTGCACAGGCCGAGCGCGCGATGGGGATTTGCCAGCGCCTGGCGGCTTGTATTGCCGATCCGCGCGATCCAGCGCGGGTGATCCATCGCCTGGATGACATTCTGCGTGCCCGTGTGTTCGCGATTGCGTGCGGCTATGAGGATGCCGATGATCTCGATGCTCTGCGCGACGATCCAGGCTTCCGCCTGGCGCTCGGCAAGCTGCCGGAATCGGGCGCGGGGCTGGCCAGCCAACCGACGATGAGCCGGTGGGAAAATGCACCGACTACGCGCGAACTGGCCAGCATGATGGCCGCGATGATCGACATCTACTGCGCCAGCTATCCCGCCCCTCCGACAGCGGTCACGCTGGATATCGACGACACGTGCGACGTCGTGCATGGCTATCAACAGCTCTCGTTCTGGAACGGGCATCATGGGGAGCGCTGCTTCCTACCGATCCATATCTACGACACCGCGACCGGCAGGCCGGTGGCCATGCTGCTGCGCACAGGCAAGACGCCTTCTGGAAAGGAGGCGGCGGGGCACATCCGACGCCTGGTGCGTCACCTGCGCCGTAATTGGCCCGATACCCACATCACTATCCGCGGCGACGGGCACTATGGTCGACCCGAGGTCATGGCCTACTGCGATGCGGCCCGCGTCGATTACGTGTTCGGCCTGCCCACCAATTCAGCGCTGCGCGCCGATCCCGCCATTGTTGCGGTCGCCGATGCCTGCGCGGTCAAGCGCGCCCAGCGTCAGTGTCCCGTCCTGCGCAACTATGCCGAGACCCGCTATGGGGCAAAGACCTGGAAGTGCCAGCGTCGCGTCGTTGCACGGATCGAGGCCAGCACGCTGGGCATGGACATCCGCTATGTCGTCACCTCGTTGGCAACAGGATCGGCCGAGCACATCTACGACACGCTCTACTGCGCGCGTGGTCAGGCCGAGAACCTGATCAAGCGCCACAAGTCCCAGCTCGCCAGCGACCGAACCTCGTGCCGCTCGGCCAATGCCAATCAGATGCGCCTGATACTGCACACTGCCGCATACTGGCTGCTATGGCGCATCCAGCAGGCGATGCCCAGGACCGCTGCTCTGGCAAGCGCGGAGTTTACCACCTTGCGCCTGCGGCTGCTCAAGGTCGCTGCGCGCGTCGTAGAAAGTGCTAGCCGCATCCGCATTGCCTTCGCTTCCGCCTGTCCGGATGCCGACCTGTTCCGCGCCCTCGTTCTCCGGCTGAAGCCTGCGCCGACGTAG
- a CDS encoding glycosyltransferase yields MLRGTMPVENTGRTAVFTISSNNYMPYTRTLVNSSVAAHPDADHFLCLADTKVGAKNFYPEKCQILETRELEIPDFPGFAFRYDIMEMNTAAKPYMFLHLFDLGYDRVVYFDPDIKVYREITPVFEAFDAGARAVFTPHLTEPAETATPPDDITIMRAGIYNLGFAAFRRSEGVEEVLRWWARRLRYQCINAQDDGIFVDQKFMDLVPGFLPDVTILRNTTLNAAYWNLFQRHLEENGEEDWLVDGDPLIFFHFSGYDPRNSQQLSKHTAMFSENNGEALLSLLHDYKNDLKINGLYSTPKANYAYECFRSGAKIPTFVRHYFRNNHFTWNGDPFENFQDYLEQPSLGTAEAPDGLICTNLMHALWQTSDYLRMTYDPATAAGVTGLAEWFVRHSHRSGIDPRLTHAIIERVSNARRWKRDNRPPASQPSSVDISVIGYLTTNTGVGEVGRLTLKSLAGSGRRIDGMDIDLNVASSRTNMEVESFMSDKASGRLHIFNVNADQLPLVQSAYNDRLGAGAYRVAMPFWELADFPDPWISSFDHVDEIWAPSRFIQSGLVMKTKKPVIHMPVALDFTINQIFDRKSLGLPEERFIFLFSFDFLSFRSRKNPEAVIAAFSAAFKGASYRDHVSLVIKCVNSHHVPDELRRIREAIDSSLDVHILEAELTRTEMLGLVQAADCVVSLHRSEGLGLLIAEAMALGTPVIATDYSATTDLVTADTGYPVEYKLKDLKAGDYPFATGQVWADPDISHAAWQMRKAVDDAGNNDEMLERARASIIANHGTEAVIRAQERRLQELGL; encoded by the coding sequence ATGTTGCGCGGTACAATGCCTGTGGAAAATACTGGTCGGACAGCGGTTTTTACCATCAGCTCCAACAATTACATGCCTTATACTCGTACTCTTGTTAATTCATCAGTTGCGGCGCATCCGGACGCTGATCACTTTCTATGCCTCGCTGATACCAAGGTAGGAGCGAAAAACTTCTATCCTGAAAAATGTCAGATTTTGGAAACGCGCGAACTAGAAATACCTGATTTTCCGGGTTTTGCTTTTCGCTACGATATTATGGAAATGAATACGGCAGCCAAGCCGTACATGTTTCTGCATTTGTTTGATCTGGGTTATGATCGGGTCGTTTATTTCGATCCAGACATAAAGGTTTATCGAGAAATCACCCCTGTGTTCGAGGCTTTCGATGCCGGAGCGCGGGCAGTTTTCACTCCTCACCTGACGGAACCTGCTGAAACGGCAACGCCGCCCGATGACATTACGATTATGCGCGCCGGTATCTACAATTTGGGTTTCGCCGCGTTCCGCCGCAGCGAGGGTGTCGAGGAGGTGCTGCGCTGGTGGGCGCGTCGTCTGCGATACCAGTGTATCAATGCACAGGATGACGGCATTTTCGTGGACCAGAAATTTATGGATCTGGTTCCCGGCTTTCTTCCTGATGTTACTATTCTACGCAATACGACGCTTAATGCTGCTTATTGGAACTTGTTTCAGCGGCATCTCGAAGAGAATGGAGAGGAAGATTGGTTAGTGGATGGAGATCCGCTTATATTCTTCCACTTCAGCGGATACGATCCACGAAATTCCCAACAGTTATCAAAGCATACTGCAATGTTTTCGGAGAACAATGGCGAAGCATTGCTTAGCCTTCTTCATGATTATAAGAATGATCTAAAGATTAATGGGCTTTATTCTACACCTAAGGCAAATTATGCATATGAATGCTTCAGAAGTGGCGCGAAGATACCAACTTTCGTGAGGCATTATTTTCGCAATAATCATTTCACTTGGAATGGGGATCCGTTCGAAAATTTCCAAGACTATCTGGAGCAACCATCTCTAGGTACGGCCGAGGCTCCCGACGGGCTGATTTGTACCAACCTGATGCATGCCCTTTGGCAGACTTCAGACTATCTGCGCATGACCTACGATCCCGCCACGGCTGCGGGTGTAACCGGCCTAGCTGAATGGTTTGTTCGCCATAGTCACCGATCAGGCATTGATCCCCGCCTCACGCATGCAATTATAGAGCGCGTGAGCAATGCGCGTCGTTGGAAAAGGGACAACCGTCCTCCCGCGTCCCAGCCCTCAAGCGTTGATATATCTGTTATCGGCTACCTTACAACGAACACTGGTGTGGGTGAAGTTGGAAGGCTGACGCTCAAGTCTCTTGCGGGTTCTGGCCGCCGGATTGATGGCATGGATATCGATCTGAACGTCGCTTCCTCCCGCACCAACATGGAGGTGGAATCCTTCATGAGCGATAAAGCAAGCGGCCGGCTGCATATATTCAACGTCAATGCCGACCAACTGCCGTTGGTCCAAAGCGCCTATAATGATCGGTTAGGGGCCGGGGCATATCGCGTGGCGATGCCATTCTGGGAACTTGCGGACTTTCCTGATCCCTGGATCAGCTCTTTCGACCATGTGGACGAGATTTGGGCCCCTTCTCGATTTATTCAGTCCGGACTTGTCATGAAGACGAAGAAGCCCGTGATCCACATGCCGGTCGCTCTCGACTTCACAATCAATCAGATCTTTGATCGCAAATCACTGGGGCTGCCGGAAGAGCGTTTTATTTTCCTGTTTTCCTTCGACTTCCTTTCATTCAGGAGCCGCAAGAACCCCGAAGCGGTAATTGCTGCCTTTAGCGCTGCGTTCAAGGGAGCATCCTACAGAGACCATGTTTCTCTAGTCATCAAATGCGTCAACTCGCACCATGTGCCGGATGAACTTCGGCGGATACGCGAGGCGATAGACAGCAGTCTGGACGTGCATATCCTAGAGGCCGAACTGACCCGTACCGAGATGCTTGGACTGGTGCAGGCTGCTGATTGCGTTGTTTCACTGCACCGCAGTGAGGGGTTGGGGCTACTCATCGCCGAAGCTATGGCGCTGGGTACGCCCGTCATCGCCACGGACTACTCAGCCACCACCGATCTGGTTACAGCTGACACCGGCTATCCGGTAGAATACAAGCTCAAAGACTTGAAGGCTGGCGATTATCCATTCGCCACAGGTCAGGTATGGGCAGATCCGGACATCTCCCATGCGGCTTGGCAGATGAGGAAGGCCGTAGATGATGCAGGTAACAACGATGAAATGTTGGAACGTGCGAGAGCCAGCATCATCGCAAATCATGGGACTGAAGCCGTTATCCGTGCCCAGGAGCGGCGATTGCAAGAGCTGGGATTGTAA
- a CDS encoding DUF86 domain-containing protein: protein MIGETSKKLSDEVKARHSHLPWREMATFRNFASHDYFGVDAHLVWQAAMSLEPIKAMVVEESARCPE from the coding sequence ATGATCGGTGAAACCAGCAAGAAACTGTCGGATGAGGTCAAGGCGCGGCACTCCCATCTGCCGTGGCGCGAGATGGCGACGTTCCGCAACTTCGCGAGCCATGATTATTTCGGGGTTGATGCTCATTTGGTTTGGCAGGCGGCGATGAGCCTGGAACCGATCAAAGCGATGGTGGTCGAAGAATCCGCCCGCTGTCCGGAATAG
- a CDS encoding helix-turn-helix domain-containing protein, with protein sequence MGTFALGDALVGALAHVKIAKSSQHKARSGAPHPTGAPVLRDSVEAGTFEHVFFVAPAKGETDRLLRAARRILDAGRQLRSEARCDGRVLTPAERLLTTLTAASVRVFEEILTLARLNRGRVFPSYDYLAEATSLGRATIARALRILEGIGFLVRQRRFKRVEGDGPGPRYAQTSNVYRTFLPRIVRDHLPRWMRPAPLPDDQLQREADRIEEIDQMLTRLTLREQVDATMTGPLAKVLARLGAAIESQERESQNHLQPLPKSSIKEKNGVGQNGQPAKALWK encoded by the coding sequence ATGGGAACTTTTGCCCTGGGCGATGCGCTGGTCGGCGCGCTGGCCCATGTAAAAATCGCGAAATCATCGCAGCATAAGGCCAGATCGGGCGCGCCGCATCCGACCGGTGCACCGGTGCTGCGCGACAGTGTCGAGGCAGGCACCTTCGAGCATGTGTTTTTCGTGGCCCCGGCCAAGGGGGAAACGGATCGCCTGTTGCGCGCGGCGCGACGGATTCTCGATGCGGGCCGCCAGCTACGCAGCGAAGCGCGGTGCGACGGCCGCGTGCTGACACCGGCGGAACGGCTGCTCACCACCCTGACTGCCGCGAGTGTCCGTGTATTCGAGGAGATACTCACCCTCGCCCGGCTGAACCGGGGGCGCGTCTTCCCCAGCTATGATTATCTGGCGGAGGCGACCAGTTTGGGCCGCGCGACGATAGCGCGGGCGCTACGCATCCTGGAAGGCATCGGCTTTCTCGTGCGCCAGCGGCGCTTCAAGCGGGTCGAGGGCGATGGCCCGGGCCCCCGCTATGCGCAGACCTCCAACGTCTATCGCACTTTCCTGCCCCGGATCGTGCGCGATCATCTGCCGCGTTGGATGCGCCCTGCCCCCCTGCCCGACGATCAGCTGCAACGCGAAGCCGACCGGATTGAGGAGATCGACCAAATGCTGACGCGCCTGACGCTGCGCGAACAGGTCGATGCGACAATGACCGGTCCGCTCGCCAAGGTTCTCGCCCGTCTTGGGGCTGCGATCGAGAGCCAAGAGCGTGAGTCTCAAAATCATCTGCAACCGCTCCCTAAGTCTTCTATAAAGGAGAAAAATGGAGTTGGCCAAAATGGCCAACCCGCCAAGGCTCTGTGGAAATAG